A window from Sus scrofa isolate TJ Tabasco breed Duroc chromosome 2, Sscrofa11.1, whole genome shotgun sequence encodes these proteins:
- the CTSF gene encoding cathepsin F isoform X3, translated as MAPWLQLLLLLGLLPDAAPAPKKPRAAGPQARELASPELLAPARFALEMYNRGRAAGTRAALRAVRGRVRRAGRGSLYSLKATLVEPPCNDPTVCQLPISKKTLLCSFEVLDELGKHMLLRRDCGPVDTKVTDDTNETFSSFLPLLNKDPLPQDFSVKMASIFKEFVTTYNRTYDTKEEARWRMSVFANNMVRAQKIQALDTGTARYGVTKFSDLTEEEFRTIYLNPLLQEEPGRKMRLAKSVSSLPPPEWDWRKKGAVTKVKDQGMCGSCWAFSVTGNVEGQWFLKQGTLLSLSEQELLDCDKVDKGCMGGLPSNAYSAIKTLGGLETEDDYSYRGHLQTCSFNAEKAKVYINDSVELSQNEQKLAAWLAEKGPISVAINAFGMQFYRHGISHPLRPLCSPWLIDHAVLLVGYGNRSATPFWAIKNSWGTDWGEEGYYYLYRGSGACGVNIMASSAVVN; from the exons ATGGCCCcctggctgcagctgctgttgctgctggggCTGCTCCCGGACGCCGCTCCCGCCCCCAAGAAGCCCCGAGCGGCCGGCCCGCAGGCCAGGGAGCTGGCGTCCCCGGAGCTCCTGGCGCCCGCCCGCTTCGCCCTGGAGATGTACAACCGCGGCCGGGCTGCCGGGACGAGGGCCGCGTTGAGGGCCGTGCGCGGACGCGTCCGCCGG gCGGGCCGGGGGTCGCTGTACTCCCTGAAGGCCACTCTGGTGGAGCCTCCCTGCAACGACCCTACCGTGTGCCAGCTCCCTATATCCAAGAAAACCCTG CTCTGCAGCTTCGAAGTCCTGGACGAGCTGGGAAAACACATGCTGCTGAGGCGggactgtggcccagtggatacCAAGGTTACAG ATGACACAAACGAGACTTTCAGTTCATTCCTCCCACTGTTGAACAAGGATCCCCTGCCCCAG GACTTTTCTGTGAAGATGGCTTCGATCTTCAAGGAATTTGTCACCACCTATAATCGGACGTATGATACAAAGGAGG aaGCCAGGTGGCGCATGTCCGTCTTCGCCAACAACATGGTGCGAGCGCAGAAGATCCAGGCCCTGGACACTGGCACAGCTCGGTACGGGGTCACCAAGTTCAGTGACCTTACAG AGGAGGAGTTCCGCACCATCTACCTGAACCCCCTCCTGCAAGAGGAGCCCGGCCGGAAGATGCGCCTCGCCAAGTCCGTCTCCAGCCTTCCTCCCCCCGAGTGGGACTGGAGGAAAAAGGGGGCTGTCACCAAAGTCAAGGACCAG GGCATGTGCGGCTCCTGCTGGGCCTTTTCCGTCACGGGCAACGTGGAGGGCCAGTGGTTCCTGAAGCAGGGGACGCTGCTCTCGCTCTCGGAGCAGG AGCTCCTGGACTGCGACAAGGTGGACAAGGGCTGCATGGGCGGCTTGCCCTCCAACGCCTACTCGGCCATAAAGACTCTGG GAGGGCTGGAGACGGAGGACGACTACAGCTACCGGGGCCACCTGCAGACCTGCAGCTTCAACGCAGAGAAGGCCAAGGTCTACATCAACGACTCGGTGGAGCTGAGCCAGAATGAGCAGA AGCTGGCAGCCTGGCTGGCCGAGAAGGGCCCCATCTCCGTTGCCATCAACGCCTTTGGCATGCAG TTCTACCGCCACGGGATCTCCCACCCCCTGAGGCCCCTCTGCAGCCCTTGGCTCATCGACCACGCTGTGCTGCTCGTGGGCTACGGCAACC GttctgccactcccttctgggccaTCAAGAACAGCTGGGGCACTGACTGGGGCGAGGAG GGTTACTACTACTTGTACCGTGGGTCCGGGGCCTGTGGCGTGAACATCATGGCCAGTTCGGCAGTGGTGAACTGA
- the ACTN3 gene encoding alpha-actinin-3 isoform X2: MMMVMQPEGLGTREGPFAGGSGGGGEYMEQEEDWDRDLLLDPAWEKQQRKTFTAWCNSHLRKAGTQIENIEEDFRNGLKLMLLLEVISGERLPRPDKGKMRFHKIANVNKALDFIASKGVKLVSIGAEEIVDGNLKMTLGMIWTIILRFAIQDISVEETSAKEGLLLWCQRKTAPYRNVNVQNFHTSWKDGLALCALIHRHRPDLIDYAKLRKDDPIGNLNTAFEVAEKYLDIPKMLDAEDIVNTPKPDEKAIMTYVSCFYHAFAGAEQAETAANRICKVLAVNQENEKLMEEYEKLASELLEWIRRTVPWLENRVGEPSMSAMQRKLEDFRDYRRLHKPPRVQEKCQLEINFNTLQTKLRLSHRPAFMPSEGKLVSDIANAWRGLEQVEKGYEDWLLSEIRRLQRLQHLAEKFQQKASLHEAWTRGKEDMLSQRDYESASLQEVRALLRRHEAFESDLAAHQDRVEHIAALAQELNELDYHEAASVNSRCQAICDQWDNLGTLTQKRRDALERMEKLLETIDQLQLEFARRAAPFNNWLDGAVEDLQDVWLVHSVEETQSLVTAHEQFKATLPEADRERGAILGIQGEIQKICQTYGLRPSSTNPYIALSPQDINTKWDTVRKLVPSRDQMLQEELTRQQVNERLRRQFAAQANAIGPWIQGKVEEVGRLAAGMAGSLEEQMAGLRQQEQNIINYKSNIDRLEGDHQLLQESLVFDNKHTVYSMEHIRVGWEQLLTSIARTINEVENQVLTRDAKGLSQEQLNEFRASFNHFDRKRNGMMEPDDFRACLISMGYDLGEVEFARIMTMVDPNAAGVVTFQAFIDFMTRETAETDTAEQVVASFKILAGDKNYITAEELRRELPAEQAEYCIRRMAPYKGAGAPAGALDYVAFSSALYGESDL, encoded by the exons ATGATGATGGTTATGCAGCCCGAGGGTCTGGGGACCCGGGAGGGGCCCTTCGCAGGCGGAAGCGGCGGGGGCGGCGAGTACATGGAACAGGAGGAGGACTGGGACCGCGACCTGCTGCTGGACCCGGCCTGGGAGAAGCAGCAGAGGAAA ACCTTCACTGCCTGGTGCAACTCGCACCTGCGCAAGGCTGGCACCCAGATCGAGAACATCGAGGAGGATTTCCGCAATGGCCTCAAACTCATGCTGCTCCTGGAGGTCATTTCAG GAGAGAGGCTGCCCAGGCCGGACAAAGGCAAGATGCGTTTCCACAAAATTGCCAATGTCAACAAGGCCCTCGACTTCATTGCCAGCAAGGGCGTGAAGCTGGTGTCCATTGGTGCTGAAG AGATTGTCGACGGGAACCTGAAGATGACCCTGGGCATGATCTGGACCATCATCCTCCGCTTCGCCATCCAGGACATCTCCGTGGAAG aAACCTCGGCCAAGGAaggcttgctgctgtggtgtcAGCGGAAGACGGCGCCCTACCGCAACGTCAACGTGCAGAACTTTCACACCAG CTGGAAGGATGGCCTGGCCCTCTGTGCTCTCATCCACCGACACCGCCCCGACCTCATTGACTATGCCAAACTGCGCAAG GATGACCCCATCGGCAACCTGAACACCGCCTTTGAGGTGGCAGAAAAGTACCTGGACATCCCCAAGATGCTGGATGCAGAAG ACATTGTGAACACCCCCAAGCCCGATGAGAAGGCCATCATGACCTACGTATCCTGCTTCTACCACGCCTTCGCGGGGGCAGAGCAG GCAGAGACAGCCGCCAACAGGATCTGCAAAGTGCTGGCCGTGAACCAGGAGAACGAGAAGCTGATGGAAGAGTACGAGAAGCTGGCCAGTGAG CTGCTGGAATGGATCCGCCGCACCGTGCCGTGGCTGGAGAACCGCGTGGGCGAGCCCAGCATGAGTGCCATGCAGCGCAAGCTGGAGGACTTCCGGGACTACCGGCGCCTACACAAGCCGCCCCGCGTGCAGGAGAAATGCCAGCTGGAGATCAACTTCAACACCCTGCAGACCAAGCTGCGGCTGAGCCACCGGCCGGCCTTCATGCCATCTGAGGGCAAGCTGGTCTCG GACATCGCCAATGCATGGCGGGGGCTGGAGCAAGTGGAGAAGGGCTATGAGGACTGGCTGCTCTCGGAGATCCGGCGGCTGCAGCGGCTGCAGCATCTGGCTGAGAAGTTCCAGCAGAAGGCCTCCCTGCATGAAGCCTGGACCCGGG GGAAGGAGGACATGCTGAGCCAGAGGGACTACGAGTCGGCTTCGCTGCAGGAGGTGCGGGCGCTGCTGCGGCGCCACGAGGCCTTTGAGAGCGATCTGGCGGCGCACCAGGACCGCGTGGAGCACATCGCTGCGCTGGCCCAGGAGCTCAA TGAGCTGGACTACCATGAGGCGGCCTCGGTGAACAGCCGCTGCCAGGCCATCTGTGACCAGTGGGACAACCTGGGCACACTGACCCAGAAGAGGCGGGATGCACTAGAG CGGATGGAGAAGCTTCTGGAGACCATCGACCAGCTGCAGCTAGAGTTTGCCCGGCGGGCAGCGCCCTTCAACAACTGGCTGGACGGTGCCGTGGAGGACCTGCAGGACGTGTGGCTGGTGCACTCGGTGGAGGAGACCCAG AGCCTGGTGACAGCACATGAgcagttcaaggcaacactgcCTGAGGCCGATCGAGAGAGGGGTGCCATCCTGGGCATCCAGGGCGAGATCCAGAAGATCTGCCAGACGTACGGGCTGCGGCCCAGCTCCACCAACCCCTACATAGCCCTCAGCCCCCAGGACATCAATACCAAGTGGGACACG GTCCGAAAGCTGGTACCCAGCCGGGATCAGATGCTGCAGGAGGAGCTGACACGGCAGCAGGTGAACGAGAGGCTCCGGCGACAGTTTGCAGCCCAGGCCAACGCGATTGGTCCCTGGATCCAGGGGAAGGTGGAG GAAGTGGGGCGCCTGGCAGCAGGCATGGCCGGCTCTCTGGAGGAGCAGATGGCTGGGCTGCGGCAGCAGGAGCAGAACATCATCAACTACAAGAGCAACATCGACCGGCTCGAGGGTGACCACCAGCTGCTGCAGGAGAGCCTGGTGTTCGACAATAAGCACACCGTGTACAGCATGGAG CACATCCGTGTGGGCTGGGAGCAGCTGCTCACCTCCATTGCCCGCACCATCAATGAGGTGGAGAACCAGGTACTGACCCGAGACGCCAAGGGCCTGAGCCAGGAGCAGCTCAACGAGTTCCGGGCATCCTTCAACCACTTTGACCGG AAGCGGAACGGTATGATGGAGCCCGATGACTTCCGGGCCTGCCTCATCTCCATGGGCTATGACCTG GGGGAAGTGGAGTTCGCGCGAATCATGACCATGGTAGACCCCAACGCGGCCGGGGTCGTGACCTTCCAGGCCTTCATCGACTTCATGACCCGAGAGACAGCCGAGACCGACACGGCTGAGCAAGTCGTGGCCTCCTTCAAGATCCTGGCGGGAGACAAG AACTACATCACTGCTGAGGAGCTGCGGCGGGAACTCCCGGCGGAGCAGGCCGAGTACTGCATCCGCCGCATGGCGCCCTACAAGGGGGCCGGGGCTCCGGCTGGAGCCCTGGACTACGTGGCCTTCTCCAGTGCCCTCTACGGGGAGAGTGACCTCTGA
- the ACTN3 gene encoding alpha-actinin-3 isoform X1 codes for MMMVMQPEGLGTREGPFAGGSGGGGEYMEQEEDWDRDLLLDPAWEKQQRKTFTAWCNSHLRKAGTQIENIEEDFRNGLKLMLLLEVISGERLPRPDKGKMRFHKIANVNKALDFIASKGVKLVSIGAEEIVDGNLKMTLGMIWTIILRFAIQDISVEETSAKEGLLLWCQRKTAPYRNVNVQNFHTSWKDGLALCALIHRHRPDLIDYAKLRKDDPIGNLNTAFEVAEKYLDIPKMLDAEDIVNTPKPDEKAIMTYVSCFYHAFAGAEQAETAANRICKVLAVNQENEKLMEEYEKLASELLEWIRRTVPWLENRVGEPSMSAMQRKLEDFRDYRRLHKPPRVQEKCQLEINFNTLQTKLRLSHRPAFMPSEGKLVSDIANAWRGLEQVEKGYEDWLLSEIRRLQRLQHLAEKFQQKASLHEAWTRGKEDMLSQRDYESASLQEVRALLRRHEAFESDLAAHQDRVEHIAALAQELNELDYHEAASVNSRCQAICDQWDNLGTLTQKRRDALERMEKLLETIDQLQLEFARRAAPFNNWLDGAVEDLQDVWLVHSVEETQSLVTAHEQFKATLPEADRERGAILGIQGEIQKICQTYGLRPSSTNPYIALSPQDINTKWDTVRKLVPSRDQMLQEELTRQQVNERLRRQFAAQANAIGPWIQGKVEEVGRLAAGMAGSLEEQMAGLRQQEQNIINYKSNIDRLEGDHQLLQESLVFDNKHTVYSMEHIRVGWEQLLTSIARTINEVENQVLTRDAKGLSQEQLNEFRASFNHFDRVSRGLALWAGGSGGWWRLGTGPDILSSLQKRNGMMEPDDFRACLISMGYDLGEVEFARIMTMVDPNAAGVVTFQAFIDFMTRETAETDTAEQVVASFKILAGDKNYITAEELRRELPAEQAEYCIRRMAPYKGAGAPAGALDYVAFSSALYGESDL; via the exons ATGATGATGGTTATGCAGCCCGAGGGTCTGGGGACCCGGGAGGGGCCCTTCGCAGGCGGAAGCGGCGGGGGCGGCGAGTACATGGAACAGGAGGAGGACTGGGACCGCGACCTGCTGCTGGACCCGGCCTGGGAGAAGCAGCAGAGGAAA ACCTTCACTGCCTGGTGCAACTCGCACCTGCGCAAGGCTGGCACCCAGATCGAGAACATCGAGGAGGATTTCCGCAATGGCCTCAAACTCATGCTGCTCCTGGAGGTCATTTCAG GAGAGAGGCTGCCCAGGCCGGACAAAGGCAAGATGCGTTTCCACAAAATTGCCAATGTCAACAAGGCCCTCGACTTCATTGCCAGCAAGGGCGTGAAGCTGGTGTCCATTGGTGCTGAAG AGATTGTCGACGGGAACCTGAAGATGACCCTGGGCATGATCTGGACCATCATCCTCCGCTTCGCCATCCAGGACATCTCCGTGGAAG aAACCTCGGCCAAGGAaggcttgctgctgtggtgtcAGCGGAAGACGGCGCCCTACCGCAACGTCAACGTGCAGAACTTTCACACCAG CTGGAAGGATGGCCTGGCCCTCTGTGCTCTCATCCACCGACACCGCCCCGACCTCATTGACTATGCCAAACTGCGCAAG GATGACCCCATCGGCAACCTGAACACCGCCTTTGAGGTGGCAGAAAAGTACCTGGACATCCCCAAGATGCTGGATGCAGAAG ACATTGTGAACACCCCCAAGCCCGATGAGAAGGCCATCATGACCTACGTATCCTGCTTCTACCACGCCTTCGCGGGGGCAGAGCAG GCAGAGACAGCCGCCAACAGGATCTGCAAAGTGCTGGCCGTGAACCAGGAGAACGAGAAGCTGATGGAAGAGTACGAGAAGCTGGCCAGTGAG CTGCTGGAATGGATCCGCCGCACCGTGCCGTGGCTGGAGAACCGCGTGGGCGAGCCCAGCATGAGTGCCATGCAGCGCAAGCTGGAGGACTTCCGGGACTACCGGCGCCTACACAAGCCGCCCCGCGTGCAGGAGAAATGCCAGCTGGAGATCAACTTCAACACCCTGCAGACCAAGCTGCGGCTGAGCCACCGGCCGGCCTTCATGCCATCTGAGGGCAAGCTGGTCTCG GACATCGCCAATGCATGGCGGGGGCTGGAGCAAGTGGAGAAGGGCTATGAGGACTGGCTGCTCTCGGAGATCCGGCGGCTGCAGCGGCTGCAGCATCTGGCTGAGAAGTTCCAGCAGAAGGCCTCCCTGCATGAAGCCTGGACCCGGG GGAAGGAGGACATGCTGAGCCAGAGGGACTACGAGTCGGCTTCGCTGCAGGAGGTGCGGGCGCTGCTGCGGCGCCACGAGGCCTTTGAGAGCGATCTGGCGGCGCACCAGGACCGCGTGGAGCACATCGCTGCGCTGGCCCAGGAGCTCAA TGAGCTGGACTACCATGAGGCGGCCTCGGTGAACAGCCGCTGCCAGGCCATCTGTGACCAGTGGGACAACCTGGGCACACTGACCCAGAAGAGGCGGGATGCACTAGAG CGGATGGAGAAGCTTCTGGAGACCATCGACCAGCTGCAGCTAGAGTTTGCCCGGCGGGCAGCGCCCTTCAACAACTGGCTGGACGGTGCCGTGGAGGACCTGCAGGACGTGTGGCTGGTGCACTCGGTGGAGGAGACCCAG AGCCTGGTGACAGCACATGAgcagttcaaggcaacactgcCTGAGGCCGATCGAGAGAGGGGTGCCATCCTGGGCATCCAGGGCGAGATCCAGAAGATCTGCCAGACGTACGGGCTGCGGCCCAGCTCCACCAACCCCTACATAGCCCTCAGCCCCCAGGACATCAATACCAAGTGGGACACG GTCCGAAAGCTGGTACCCAGCCGGGATCAGATGCTGCAGGAGGAGCTGACACGGCAGCAGGTGAACGAGAGGCTCCGGCGACAGTTTGCAGCCCAGGCCAACGCGATTGGTCCCTGGATCCAGGGGAAGGTGGAG GAAGTGGGGCGCCTGGCAGCAGGCATGGCCGGCTCTCTGGAGGAGCAGATGGCTGGGCTGCGGCAGCAGGAGCAGAACATCATCAACTACAAGAGCAACATCGACCGGCTCGAGGGTGACCACCAGCTGCTGCAGGAGAGCCTGGTGTTCGACAATAAGCACACCGTGTACAGCATGGAG CACATCCGTGTGGGCTGGGAGCAGCTGCTCACCTCCATTGCCCGCACCATCAATGAGGTGGAGAACCAGGTACTGACCCGAGACGCCAAGGGCCTGAGCCAGGAGCAGCTCAACGAGTTCCGGGCATCCTTCAACCACTTTGACCGGGTCAGCAGGGGCCTGGCCCTGTGGGCTGGTGGATCTGGGGGCTGGTGGCGTTTGGGGACTGGGCCTGACATCCTGTCCTCACTACAGAAGCGGAACGGTATGATGGAGCCCGATGACTTCCGGGCCTGCCTCATCTCCATGGGCTATGACCTG GGGGAAGTGGAGTTCGCGCGAATCATGACCATGGTAGACCCCAACGCGGCCGGGGTCGTGACCTTCCAGGCCTTCATCGACTTCATGACCCGAGAGACAGCCGAGACCGACACGGCTGAGCAAGTCGTGGCCTCCTTCAAGATCCTGGCGGGAGACAAG AACTACATCACTGCTGAGGAGCTGCGGCGGGAACTCCCGGCGGAGCAGGCCGAGTACTGCATCCGCCGCATGGCGCCCTACAAGGGGGCCGGGGCTCCGGCTGGAGCCCTGGACTACGTGGCCTTCTCCAGTGCCCTCTACGGGGAGAGTGACCTCTGA
- the CTSF gene encoding cathepsin F isoform X1 has protein sequence MAPWLQLLLLLGLLPDAAPAPKKPRAAGPQARELASPELLAPARFALEMYNRGRAAGTRAALRAVRGRVRRAGRGSLYSLKATLVEPPCNDPTVCQLPISKKTLLCSFEVLDELGKHMLLRRDCGPVDTKVTGAGTAQDAGRAQVTPHLGFSPNSSLLEPSPDDTNETFSSFLPLLNKDPLPQDFSVKMASIFKEFVTTYNRTYDTKEEARWRMSVFANNMVRAQKIQALDTGTARYGVTKFSDLTEEEFRTIYLNPLLQEEPGRKMRLAKSVSSLPPPEWDWRKKGAVTKVKDQGMCGSCWAFSVTGNVEGQWFLKQGTLLSLSEQELLDCDKVDKGCMGGLPSNAYSAIKTLGGLETEDDYSYRGHLQTCSFNAEKAKVYINDSVELSQNEQKLAAWLAEKGPISVAINAFGMQFYRHGISHPLRPLCSPWLIDHAVLLVGYGNRSATPFWAIKNSWGTDWGEEGYYYLYRGSGACGVNIMASSAVVN, from the exons ATGGCCCcctggctgcagctgctgttgctgctggggCTGCTCCCGGACGCCGCTCCCGCCCCCAAGAAGCCCCGAGCGGCCGGCCCGCAGGCCAGGGAGCTGGCGTCCCCGGAGCTCCTGGCGCCCGCCCGCTTCGCCCTGGAGATGTACAACCGCGGCCGGGCTGCCGGGACGAGGGCCGCGTTGAGGGCCGTGCGCGGACGCGTCCGCCGG gCGGGCCGGGGGTCGCTGTACTCCCTGAAGGCCACTCTGGTGGAGCCTCCCTGCAACGACCCTACCGTGTGCCAGCTCCCTATATCCAAGAAAACCCTG CTCTGCAGCTTCGAAGTCCTGGACGAGCTGGGAAAACACATGCTGCTGAGGCGggactgtggcccagtggatacCAAGGTTACAGGTGCTGGGACAGCCCAGGATGCTGGGAGAGCTCAGGTCACACCTCACCTAGGGTTCAGTCCTAACTCTTCTCTGTTGGAACCCTCTCCAGATGACACAAACGAGACTTTCAGTTCATTCCTCCCACTGTTGAACAAGGATCCCCTGCCCCAG GACTTTTCTGTGAAGATGGCTTCGATCTTCAAGGAATTTGTCACCACCTATAATCGGACGTATGATACAAAGGAGG aaGCCAGGTGGCGCATGTCCGTCTTCGCCAACAACATGGTGCGAGCGCAGAAGATCCAGGCCCTGGACACTGGCACAGCTCGGTACGGGGTCACCAAGTTCAGTGACCTTACAG AGGAGGAGTTCCGCACCATCTACCTGAACCCCCTCCTGCAAGAGGAGCCCGGCCGGAAGATGCGCCTCGCCAAGTCCGTCTCCAGCCTTCCTCCCCCCGAGTGGGACTGGAGGAAAAAGGGGGCTGTCACCAAAGTCAAGGACCAG GGCATGTGCGGCTCCTGCTGGGCCTTTTCCGTCACGGGCAACGTGGAGGGCCAGTGGTTCCTGAAGCAGGGGACGCTGCTCTCGCTCTCGGAGCAGG AGCTCCTGGACTGCGACAAGGTGGACAAGGGCTGCATGGGCGGCTTGCCCTCCAACGCCTACTCGGCCATAAAGACTCTGG GAGGGCTGGAGACGGAGGACGACTACAGCTACCGGGGCCACCTGCAGACCTGCAGCTTCAACGCAGAGAAGGCCAAGGTCTACATCAACGACTCGGTGGAGCTGAGCCAGAATGAGCAGA AGCTGGCAGCCTGGCTGGCCGAGAAGGGCCCCATCTCCGTTGCCATCAACGCCTTTGGCATGCAG TTCTACCGCCACGGGATCTCCCACCCCCTGAGGCCCCTCTGCAGCCCTTGGCTCATCGACCACGCTGTGCTGCTCGTGGGCTACGGCAACC GttctgccactcccttctgggccaTCAAGAACAGCTGGGGCACTGACTGGGGCGAGGAG GGTTACTACTACTTGTACCGTGGGTCCGGGGCCTGTGGCGTGAACATCATGGCCAGTTCGGCAGTGGTGAACTGA
- the ZDHHC24 gene encoding probable palmitoyltransferase ZDHHC24 has protein sequence MGQPWAVGSAEGAHARLPLVLTALWAAAVGLEVAYVLVLGPGPPPLGPLARTLQLALAAFQLLNLLGNVGLFLRSDPSIRGVMLAGRGLGQGWAYCYQCQSQVPPRSGHCSACRICILRRDHHCRLLGRCVGFHNYRPFLCLLLHAAGVLLHVSVLLGPALSALLRAHTPLHTAALLLLPWLMLLTGRVSLAQFALAFVTDTCVAGALLCGAGLLFHGMLLLRGQTTWEWARGQHSYDLGPCHNLQAALGPRWVLVWLWPFLASPLPGDGITFQTAADVGLTAS, from the exons ATGGGGCAGCCCTGGGCGGTGGGGAGCGCCGAGGGGGCACACGCGCGGCTGCCCCTTGTGCTCACTGCGCTGTGGGCCGCGGCTGTGGGCTTGGAGGTGGCCTACGTGCTGGTGCTTGGTCCTGGGCCTCCCCCGCTGGGACCCTTGGCCCGGACCTTGCAGCTTGCCCTGGCAGCCTTCCAGCTGCTAAACCTACTGGGCAACGTGGGGCTCTTCCTGCGCTCGGATCCCAGCATCCGGGGTGTGATGCTGGCCGGCCGTGgtctgggccagggctgggc TTACTGCTACCAGTGCCAAAGCCAGGTGCCGCCACGCAGTGGGCATTGCTCCGCCTGTCGCATCTGCATCCTCCGCCGGGACCACCACTGCCGCCTGCTGGGCCGCTGCGTGGGCTTCCACAACTACCGGCCCTTCCTGTGTCTGCTGCTTCACGCCGCAGGTGTCCTGCTGCACGTCTCTGTGCTGCTGGGCCCGGCCCTGTCAGCTCTGCTGCGAGCCCACACGCCCCTCCACACGGCCGccctcctcctgctgccctggCTCATGCTGCTCACAG GCAGAGTGTCGCTGGCGCAGTTCGCCCTGGCCTTCGTGACCGACACGTGTGTGGCAGGTGCGCTGCTGTGCGGGGCCGGACTGCTCTTCCATGGGATGCTGCTGCTGAGGGGCCAGACCACGTGGGAGTGGGCTCGGGGCCAGCACTCTTACGACCTGGGGCCCTGCCATAACCTGCAGGCGGCGCTGGGGCCGCGCTGGGTCCTTGTCTGGCTCTGGCCCTTCCTGGCCTCCCCGCTGCCTGGAGACGGGATCACCTTCCAGACCGCAGCTGACGTGGGGCTCACGGCTTCTTGA
- the CTSF gene encoding cathepsin F isoform X2, whose amino-acid sequence MAPWLQLLLLLGLLPDAAPAPKKPRAAGPQARELASPELLAPARFALEMYNRGRAAGTRAALRAVRGRVRRAGRGSLYSLKATLVEPPCNDPTVCQLPISKKTLLCSFEVLDELGKHMLLRRDCGPVDTKVTDDTNETFSSFLPLLNKDPLPQTPLPFQDFSVKMASIFKEFVTTYNRTYDTKEEARWRMSVFANNMVRAQKIQALDTGTARYGVTKFSDLTEEEFRTIYLNPLLQEEPGRKMRLAKSVSSLPPPEWDWRKKGAVTKVKDQGMCGSCWAFSVTGNVEGQWFLKQGTLLSLSEQELLDCDKVDKGCMGGLPSNAYSAIKTLGGLETEDDYSYRGHLQTCSFNAEKAKVYINDSVELSQNEQKLAAWLAEKGPISVAINAFGMQFYRHGISHPLRPLCSPWLIDHAVLLVGYGNRSATPFWAIKNSWGTDWGEEGYYYLYRGSGACGVNIMASSAVVN is encoded by the exons ATGGCCCcctggctgcagctgctgttgctgctggggCTGCTCCCGGACGCCGCTCCCGCCCCCAAGAAGCCCCGAGCGGCCGGCCCGCAGGCCAGGGAGCTGGCGTCCCCGGAGCTCCTGGCGCCCGCCCGCTTCGCCCTGGAGATGTACAACCGCGGCCGGGCTGCCGGGACGAGGGCCGCGTTGAGGGCCGTGCGCGGACGCGTCCGCCGG gCGGGCCGGGGGTCGCTGTACTCCCTGAAGGCCACTCTGGTGGAGCCTCCCTGCAACGACCCTACCGTGTGCCAGCTCCCTATATCCAAGAAAACCCTG CTCTGCAGCTTCGAAGTCCTGGACGAGCTGGGAAAACACATGCTGCTGAGGCGggactgtggcccagtggatacCAAGGTTACAG ATGACACAAACGAGACTTTCAGTTCATTCCTCCCACTGTTGAACAAGGATCCCCTGCCCCAG ACCCCTCTGCCTTTCCAGGACTTTTCTGTGAAGATGGCTTCGATCTTCAAGGAATTTGTCACCACCTATAATCGGACGTATGATACAAAGGAGG aaGCCAGGTGGCGCATGTCCGTCTTCGCCAACAACATGGTGCGAGCGCAGAAGATCCAGGCCCTGGACACTGGCACAGCTCGGTACGGGGTCACCAAGTTCAGTGACCTTACAG AGGAGGAGTTCCGCACCATCTACCTGAACCCCCTCCTGCAAGAGGAGCCCGGCCGGAAGATGCGCCTCGCCAAGTCCGTCTCCAGCCTTCCTCCCCCCGAGTGGGACTGGAGGAAAAAGGGGGCTGTCACCAAAGTCAAGGACCAG GGCATGTGCGGCTCCTGCTGGGCCTTTTCCGTCACGGGCAACGTGGAGGGCCAGTGGTTCCTGAAGCAGGGGACGCTGCTCTCGCTCTCGGAGCAGG AGCTCCTGGACTGCGACAAGGTGGACAAGGGCTGCATGGGCGGCTTGCCCTCCAACGCCTACTCGGCCATAAAGACTCTGG GAGGGCTGGAGACGGAGGACGACTACAGCTACCGGGGCCACCTGCAGACCTGCAGCTTCAACGCAGAGAAGGCCAAGGTCTACATCAACGACTCGGTGGAGCTGAGCCAGAATGAGCAGA AGCTGGCAGCCTGGCTGGCCGAGAAGGGCCCCATCTCCGTTGCCATCAACGCCTTTGGCATGCAG TTCTACCGCCACGGGATCTCCCACCCCCTGAGGCCCCTCTGCAGCCCTTGGCTCATCGACCACGCTGTGCTGCTCGTGGGCTACGGCAACC GttctgccactcccttctgggccaTCAAGAACAGCTGGGGCACTGACTGGGGCGAGGAG GGTTACTACTACTTGTACCGTGGGTCCGGGGCCTGTGGCGTGAACATCATGGCCAGTTCGGCAGTGGTGAACTGA